A genomic window from Sulfurospirillum multivorans DSM 12446 includes:
- a CDS encoding CatB-related O-acetyltransferase → MIESSEDVRIFPNNVEVGPYTYICNGCSLSNTRIGKFCSIAPAVSSGIGKHPTTEFISTYPAFFSENNIGCGVSFVEEQLYEEHTPVIVGNDVWIGLRAILLNGVTIGNGAIIAAGAIVTKDVPAYAIVGGVPAKIISYRFSPEQIEFLENFRWWDKDIAWIKSHAKDFKSELFFEKYFVKSEP, encoded by the coding sequence ATGATTGAATCATCCGAGGATGTACGCATATTTCCAAATAATGTTGAGGTAGGCCCATATACCTATATTTGCAATGGATGCAGTTTAAGTAACACACGGATAGGAAAATTTTGTTCTATTGCCCCAGCAGTAAGCAGTGGCATTGGTAAGCATCCAACAACAGAATTTATATCAACATATCCTGCCTTTTTCTCTGAAAACAATATTGGATGCGGGGTGAGTTTTGTAGAAGAACAGCTCTATGAGGAACACACACCTGTAATTGTTGGCAATGATGTGTGGATTGGATTACGGGCGATTTTGCTTAATGGGGTTACAATAGGGAATGGTGCTATTATCGCAGCGGGAGCTATCGTAACAAAGGATGTTCCTGCATATGCTATTGTTGGTGGCGTTCCTGCAAAAATTATTTCTTATCGGTTTAGTCCTGAACAAATTGAGTTTCTCGAAAATTTCCGCTGGTGGGATAAAGACATAGCATGGATTAAATCGCATGCGAAAGACTTTAAATCAGAACTTTTTTTTGAAAAATATTTTGTGAAATCGGAACCATGA